In the Paramisgurnus dabryanus chromosome 5, PD_genome_1.1, whole genome shotgun sequence genome, one interval contains:
- the drd7 gene encoding dopamine receptor D7, with product MVNQTEGYLSERITRSITACLLFIFVLSTFLGNALVCIAVVRFHHLRCKVAYVFVVSLAVSDLLVASLVMPWKATAEIVGFWPFGRFCEVWIAFDIMCSTASILNLCIISVDRYWAISSPFSYEQRMTRRVAFIMVGVVWTLSVLISFIPVQLSWHKTLGHEGDPGDAAYECDASLNRTYAITSSLISFYIPVTVMIVTYSRIFLIAQRQIRRISMQECAIKHAQSCQGCNKAPEEKLKSSFRRETKVLKTLAVIMGVFVCCWLPFFILNCMVPFCDSGFHDAGQIPCVNKTTFNVFVWCGWANSTINPVVYAFNAEFRKAFSSLLGCGKFCSRNTVRTIDFSDQLVSYHRDSTDLRDAHLLTHPCLLLPHAVGEESERDVCFDTVSQIAEGPDETECNFIYGERPPMLDHGETELFLDKEDELYTLEHVIHNVSSHSITGIL from the coding sequence ATGGTAAACCAGACTGAAGGTTATCTTTCAGAGCGAATAACTCGCTCTATAACCGCTTGCctgctttttatttttgtgctCTCCACCTTCCTAGGGAATGCTCTGGTGTGCATCGCCGTAGTGCGTTTCCATCATCTTCGTTGCAAAGTGGCGTATGTGTTTGTAGTGTCTTTGGCTGTTTCAGATCTCTTGGTTGCCTCTCTTGTAATGCCCTGGAAGGCTACTGCAGAGATTGTGGGTTTCTGGCCATTTGGCCGTTTCTGTGAAGTTTGGATTGCCTTTGACATTATGTGCTCCACAGCTTCCATACTTAATCTGTGCATCATAAGTGTGGATCGCTACTGGGCTATTTCCAGCCCTTTCAGCTATGAGCAGAGGATGACAAGGAGAGTGGCATTTATCATGGTTGGAGTGGTGTGGACTCTATCTGTTCTGATCTCATTCATTCCCGTGCAGCTGAGTTGGCATAAAACTCTGGGTCATGAAGGAGACCCAGGAGATGCAGCTTACGAATGTGATGCCAGTTTGAATCGCACTTATGCCATCACATCATCTCTGATCAGCTTCTACATCCCCGTCACAGTAATGATCGTAACATACTCTCGCATCTTCCTCATAGCCCAGAGGCAGATCCGAAGGATATCCATGCAGGAGTGTGCCATTAAGCATGCTCAGTCTTGCCAAGGCTGCAATAAAGCACCAGAAGAGAAGTTAAAAAGCTCATTTAGGAGGGAAACCAAAGTCCTGAAAACTCTAGCAGTTATCATGGGTGTGTTTGTCTGCTGCTGGCTCCCTTTCTTTATTCTAAACTGCATGGTGCCATTTTGTGACTCAGGATTTCACGATGCTGGACAGATCCCATGTGTCAATAAGACAacttttaatgtgtttgtatgGTGTGGATGGGCTAACTCTACTATAAATCCTGTAGTTTATGCTTTTAACGCAGAATTCCGTAAAGCGTTCTCCAGCCTCTTGGGATGTGGGAAGTTTTGCTCTCGAAATACCGTTCGAACAATTGACTTCAGCGACCAACTGGTGTCGTATCATCGTGACTCCACCGACCTTAGAGACGCTCATCTCTTAACTCACCCCTGCCTGCTTCTTCCACATGCTGTCGGGGAGGAAAGTGAGAGAGACGTGTGCTTTGATACTGTGTCACAGATAGCTGAAGGCCCTGATGAGACTGAATGTAACTTTATATATGGAGAAAGGCCTCCTATGCTAGATCATGGGGAGACAGAACTCTTTTTGGATAAAGAAGATGAGTTATATACTCTTGAACATGTGATTCATAATGTATCATCACATAGTATCACAGGAATATTGTAG
- the histh1l1 gene encoding histone H1 like1 yields the protein MAETAPAAAPAKAQKKKTAKAKKSGPSVSDLIVKAIAASNERKGVSLAALKKALASGGYDVEKNNSRVKIALKSLVNKGALVQTKGTGASGSFKVGKKTAAKQPVKKVAAKPKKPAAKKPAAKPAVKAAKPKKAAVKKPAPKKSPKKVKKPAAKPKAAKSPKKVKKPAVKKVAKSPKKVKAVKPKAAKPKAAKAKKAAKKK from the coding sequence ATGGCAGAAACTGCTCCCGCGGCTGCTCCGGCAAAAGCTCAGAAGAAGAAGACGGCAAAGGCGAAAAAGTCTGGACCAAGCGTATCCGACCTTATCGTGAAAGCCATCGCTGCTTCCAACGAGCGTAAAGGAGTTTCTCTTGCTGCACTGAAGAAGGCTTTGGCAAGTGGTGGATATGATGTTGAGAAAAACAATTCTCGCGTCAAGATCGCTTTGAAATCACTCGTGAACAAAGGGGCGCTTGTTCAAACCAAAGGCACCGGCGCCTCCGGATCTTTCAAGGTGGGCAAAAAAACAGCCGCCAAACAACCGGTGAAGAAAGTTGCGGCCAAACCGAAGAAACCAGCCGCGAAAAAGCCGGCGGCCAAGCCAGCGGTCAAAGCCGCTAAACCGAAGAAGGCAGCGGTAAAGAAACCTGCACCGAAGAAGTCTCCCAAGAAAGTCAAGAAACCGGCCGCCAAGCCGAAAGCCGCCAAAAGCCCGAAGAAGGTGAAGAAACCGGCCGTGAAGAAAGTTGCAAAGAGTCCTAAGAAGGTCAAAGCAGTGAAGCCCAAAGCTGCGAAACCCAAAGCAGCCAAGGCGAAGAAGGCCGCCAAGAAGAAGTAG
- the cyb561a3a gene encoding lysosomal membrane ascorbate-dependent ferrireductase CYB561A3: MSGVVTFYVTYLLCLLLGIASVVLVAHWNYSYRGGFSWDGSIKHFNWHPVLMVTGMVVLYGNAAVVYRIPLTWGQNKLPWKLLHAGLLLLSFIISVIGLCAVFDYHNTNHIPNLYSLHSWVGICTAALFTAQWLMGFTAFLLPCTPIALRSLVKPGHVWMGGIILVLSIVSTISGINEKLFFALKANTNGTLPYSMLPPEAILANCLGIIIVAFGLVVLKILSNQTWQRPEPGYDEEDFRPLAYDGS, translated from the exons ATGAGTGGAGTTGTTACGTTTTATGTAACTTATCTTCTGTGCCTATTGCTGGGAATTGCTTCAGTTGTGTTGGTAGCTCACTGGAATTATAGCTATCGAGGTGGATTTTCATGGGATGGCTCAATCAAGCACTTTAACTGGCATCCAGTCCTTATGGTCACTGGGATGGTGGTTCTTTATGGGAATG CGGCTGTAGTGTATCGCATTCCACTGACCTGGGGTCAGAATAAGCTCCCATGGAAGCTTTTACATGCTGGGCTTCTGCTCCTTTCTTTCATTATATCTGTCATTGGGCTTTGTGCAGTGTTTGACTACCACAACACAAATCACATTCCCAACCTCTATTCCCTCCATAGCTGGGTAGGAATTTGTACCGCAGCTCTGTTTACTGCACAG TGGCTAATGGGTTTTACTGCATTTCTCCTACCCTGCACCCCAATAGCACTAAGGTCACTTGTTAAGCCAGGTCATGTTTGGATGGGAGGAATCATTTTGGTACTGAGCATTGTGTCCACCATCTCTGGGATCAATGAGAAACTCTTTTTTGCTCT AAAAGCAAACACCAATGGGACGCTGCCTTATTCCATGTTGCCACCAGAGGCAATACTTGCAAATTGTTTGGGGATCATCATTGTAGCGTTTGGATTGGTTGTTTTGAAAATTTTATCCAATCAGACATGGCAACGTCCTGAGCCAGGCTATGACGAGGAAGATTTCAGG ccACTGGCATATGATGGAAGCTGA
- the hdr gene encoding hematopoietic death receptor: MKYINLLDLLLLNVILTANSHLDLAWAQGSLKNRSRRDISCREGLEYENDKVCCLNCPAGTHVKKACVNNSKKGECESCPFDSYTEHSNGLEKCLSCTKCRIDQDTVEVCTSTQNTQCVCKLGSFCLPDQACELCKKCSKCKDDEEIVESCTVNSNTVCRKRNSPEGSLSVMFLVVLPLIAMLVCIVSIVYWKKSKSSKRAITPRSPEEMVKICMGDSDELSEERQNSKMDDSSPLQPFLELNYVEREPSRRLVPLNGEESLKKTFELFEEIDVHYRNRFFRFIGLSDNAIKTAESLIPEERVYELLKIWLEKEGMKADFNTLIEALIYLDQRLSAENIIAKAISNKFFKYEDESHETSSDSHSE; this comes from the exons GATTTGTTGTTACTGAATGTCATACTTACTGCTAACAGTCACTTGGATTTGGCCTGGGCCCAAGGATCCTTGAAAAACAGATCAAGACGAGACATTTCCTGTAGAGAGGGCCTGGAATATGAAAATGACAAAGTTTGCTGCTTGAACTGCCCAGCTG GAACCCATGTGAAAAAAGCTTGCGTTAATAATTCAAAAAAAGGAGAATGTGAATCATGCCCGTTTGACTCGTACACTGAGCATAGCAATGGACTGGAAAAGTGTTTATCCTGTACAAAGTGCCGCATAG ATCAGGACACTGTAGAGGTATGCACGAGTACCCAGAACACACAGTGTGTGTGCAAACTGGGGTCATTTTGTTTACCGGACCAGGCATGTGAGTTGTGCAAGAAATGCAGCAA ATGCAAAGACGATGAGGAGATAGTAGAAAGCTGTACAGTCAATTCCAACACAGTTTGTAGAAAGAGAAACTCTCCGGAAGGCTCTCTCTCAG TGATGTTTCTTGTTGTTTTGCCACTGATTGCAATGCTGGTGTGCATTGTGAGTATTGTCTACTGGAAAAAGTCAAAATCGAGTAAAAGAGCAA TAACCCCAAGAAGTCCAGAGGAAATGGTCAAGATATGTATG GGTGACAGTGATGAGTTGAGTGAAGAGAGGCAGAATTCCAAGATGGATGATTCCTCTCCACTGCAGCCATTCCTTGAGCTAAACTATGTG GAACGTGAGCCGTCAAGAAGACTTGTTCCTTTGAATG GAGAAGAATCGTTGAAGAAAACGTTCGAGTTGTTTGAGGAAATTGATGTACACTACCGTAACAGATTTTTCAGGTTTATTGGACTGAGTGATAACGCAATCAAAACCGCAGAGTCTCTTATTCCAGAAGAAAGAGTTTATGAACTGTTAAAAATCTGGTTGGAAAAGGAGGGAATGAAGGCAGATTTCAACACCCTTATTGAAGCATTAATTTATTTAGACCAAAGACTATCAGCAGAAAACATCATTGCAAAGGCAATTAGTAAtaagttttttaaatatgaagacGAGTCACACGAGACATCCAGTGATTCGCACTCTGAGTGA